The Candidatus Melainabacteria bacterium genome includes a window with the following:
- a CDS encoding tetratricopeptide repeat protein gives MSVDDSAISGQQEPVPGADSGINKHKLPDQNGNNTAAGDLQAPIDHPETAAHKTETEAVVLTSPAQPGVTDAEWHNASLPVPAPKSQDELMEHLSEALADMASDFTELPALEVPKDLVINRPGSGQSAPTTAQAAAPSTPQIEPNQVQASDSVRQTQTPPATSSPGNSPAQPALPPQPEHRGPSQQIRSSLPPGSLSSQSNPQLTLPQSAGQTAPAEQNRQDSSPSHWGPPPQVQAQVQNKPTSVPQSRPETPASSSESTIDTGDHPTVDQQQSSAQQFFVLEGVAPPATPEPRHERKIETPAQQQSEQSEQRDGLQIRRLIATQQGMAAAQRPDQPIQQDQPESQQNQIDQPQQNQVNPPQQMQAKPVAPSRPSPNDPPKSVGTTSQNAVQLPPMFGGKSNAPQKDTQPASGQDQQRAHTDLHALPKPPGSKTGEPRPTTGPVRIPAESEAPKNGIDPDGPTRPVLTGHNFQPRQADPRSSMSALKAMPAPVPSSPAPGQPVSPLGAALASSLPASPPTGQHMVPAALREPPHAQATSDQVKTETVAAPQSTNAERQDQSKQSAAPQNSSQSAQPMNPLGPAASRPLPTLDNSGTVNQGGHPSKQIPGQFPASTGNPLGPSGAPFPSVASPPVSASENPLGPASAPFAVPPSAQMQPGLPAPNVGANPLGAPPKPLSGTPQPPNVNASADAIQGQQSSSRIKIIAPTDSDDDLDAYGTTHYQSAPQENVTEQLYQKPSGIQANFSPMQELAGTKPPVQPNPPPPSLPSAHKFTDLVPGAPGHHAPGLPKPSGKPGSNQSQSGTTYPTRPQSPSPVSAAQTPIPDQRVTKPQSANPQPDKESTPPNRPPQSTGGTPAGVNPQQPGSPQQTESANTFQPQSASSSHPTQDGNSSELPPAAPVNSSPAQAPAATPPNPQLFPVKQKSRPAYNDLREETGMVLPHSAPEPDPNQRLMEDSGKAAIPGVTPASKPFETAQGRERREAKEREAEARNRVQLPATREEPEQEAEHEEVAAQKNKQPDRTPPVPKEPPKPRRQQDSGRSERFANLLHDAPNNQASSPAGGKRLRASQRGGAFSDIADLIKNRGRVAILALLAVPLVLSVSAVIFITGKSLIKVSMSPSQRAGEEAFNEGNYDRAVNYFNEAIKADDKRADLYHDRARANLHLQKYAAAVADYTSALNLDKNFASARLDRAAAYYYLGDYSKAIADYDELIKADANNVDAYFGRGLSYSKLKDYTPALADLNKVIELNPHHTGAFEDIANAYLAQGKLSEAIDAYSQSLKNNPRDANAFYMRANSYKRLGKTNEALNDFTSAIGIAPGRYEFYNDRGYALYESGKYKDAIADLAQALKLNPTYEIAKHNLHAACSKLIASIGNSAKSPEQLGDLAFAYYHDDKFGEAMAAANKALLLNAQFRPALNIRAAIELKDRRFDYALTDADNALKVKTDDKDAMLTRARAYLNLGRYDKAIKDYDSCVSENDNTSLFALRERALAHLLANEGALASKDAQQFLELNGWNNSMSGPTVLLWWLAKRQLQDLDGANAALSQGETRLKATQWPYGVLKFLKREMTLTELNNMARNEREHTDVRTWLGFDHLLGGLRDEARTDFEWVKKNGFRGNDDYLLAVEQLKDEARN, from the coding sequence ATGTCGGTGGACGACTCCGCGATATCGGGTCAGCAGGAACCAGTACCAGGAGCTGATTCCGGTATCAACAAGCATAAATTGCCAGATCAAAATGGCAATAATACTGCTGCGGGCGATTTGCAGGCGCCTATAGACCACCCCGAAACAGCCGCCCACAAGACCGAAACCGAAGCAGTAGTTCTCACCAGTCCTGCGCAACCAGGCGTAACAGACGCAGAATGGCACAATGCCAGCTTGCCGGTGCCAGCGCCGAAGTCTCAAGACGAATTGATGGAACACCTCAGCGAAGCTCTAGCCGATATGGCTTCAGATTTCACCGAACTGCCTGCCCTAGAAGTGCCAAAGGATCTGGTCATCAATCGACCGGGATCAGGGCAGAGCGCCCCAACAACAGCGCAGGCAGCTGCGCCATCGACACCACAGATAGAACCAAATCAGGTGCAGGCGAGTGACTCTGTTCGCCAAACTCAAACTCCCCCAGCCACATCGTCGCCAGGCAATTCTCCAGCACAGCCGGCTCTTCCCCCTCAGCCAGAGCATCGCGGACCTTCGCAGCAAATCAGATCTTCGCTACCGCCCGGTTCCCTCTCATCGCAATCAAACCCACAACTGACACTTCCTCAGTCAGCGGGACAAACAGCCCCAGCTGAACAAAATCGCCAGGACAGCTCGCCATCTCACTGGGGTCCCCCGCCTCAAGTGCAAGCTCAAGTGCAAAACAAGCCAACGTCCGTTCCACAATCTCGCCCTGAGACACCCGCTTCTTCCTCCGAGTCGACAATTGATACAGGAGACCATCCGACAGTCGATCAACAGCAATCTAGCGCACAACAATTTTTTGTGCTGGAAGGAGTGGCACCACCTGCGACACCAGAGCCACGACACGAGCGAAAGATCGAAACACCCGCTCAACAGCAAAGTGAGCAGAGCGAGCAAAGAGATGGGTTACAAATTCGTCGCCTGATTGCCACCCAACAGGGTATGGCTGCAGCACAGAGACCGGATCAACCAATTCAGCAGGACCAACCCGAGTCGCAGCAGAATCAAATCGATCAGCCGCAGCAGAATCAAGTCAATCCACCTCAGCAAATGCAAGCCAAACCGGTGGCACCATCTCGACCGTCGCCGAACGACCCGCCGAAGTCAGTAGGCACCACGTCGCAGAATGCAGTGCAATTGCCTCCAATGTTTGGAGGCAAGTCGAATGCGCCACAGAAAGACACCCAACCTGCAAGCGGTCAAGATCAACAGAGAGCGCATACCGACTTACACGCCCTCCCCAAACCACCAGGCAGCAAAACCGGCGAGCCCCGCCCGACAACCGGGCCGGTTCGTATTCCAGCTGAAAGTGAAGCGCCGAAAAACGGCATCGACCCAGACGGTCCAACCAGGCCTGTTCTGACAGGGCATAATTTCCAACCGCGCCAGGCAGATCCGCGCTCATCAATGTCTGCACTGAAAGCTATGCCCGCCCCTGTACCCTCGTCGCCAGCACCAGGTCAGCCCGTCTCACCACTAGGCGCTGCACTGGCGTCATCCCTGCCGGCCAGCCCTCCGACCGGACAACACATGGTACCGGCGGCATTGAGAGAGCCTCCCCACGCACAGGCGACTTCCGACCAGGTCAAGACAGAGACCGTCGCCGCTCCGCAGAGCACGAACGCTGAAAGACAGGACCAATCAAAGCAATCCGCTGCACCTCAGAACAGCTCACAATCGGCTCAACCCATGAACCCCCTCGGTCCAGCGGCATCGAGACCACTGCCAACATTAGACAACTCCGGCACTGTAAACCAGGGCGGACATCCTTCAAAACAGATTCCCGGTCAATTCCCCGCCTCGACCGGAAACCCTCTCGGTCCCTCCGGAGCGCCCTTCCCGAGCGTTGCATCCCCACCTGTAAGCGCTTCCGAAAATCCTCTAGGACCGGCGAGCGCACCATTTGCGGTGCCACCATCGGCGCAAATGCAGCCCGGATTGCCCGCACCCAATGTCGGAGCCAATCCCCTCGGCGCTCCACCAAAGCCACTGTCGGGCACACCTCAGCCCCCCAACGTGAACGCCTCTGCAGATGCAATTCAAGGACAGCAATCCAGTTCGAGAATTAAAATCATTGCACCAACTGACAGTGACGACGACCTCGACGCCTACGGAACCACGCACTATCAGTCGGCACCACAGGAAAACGTCACTGAACAACTTTATCAAAAGCCATCAGGCATTCAGGCGAATTTTTCTCCAATGCAAGAACTGGCTGGTACCAAGCCACCTGTTCAACCCAACCCTCCGCCTCCATCACTGCCTTCTGCCCACAAGTTCACAGACCTCGTACCAGGAGCACCCGGTCATCACGCACCAGGCTTGCCGAAACCTTCAGGCAAACCTGGATCCAACCAATCACAGTCGGGAACAACGTATCCGACAAGACCGCAAAGTCCGTCACCAGTCAGCGCTGCGCAAACGCCGATTCCCGATCAACGTGTAACTAAACCTCAGTCAGCTAATCCACAGCCTGACAAAGAGAGCACCCCACCAAACAGACCCCCGCAGTCTACCGGCGGCACGCCTGCGGGGGTCAATCCACAGCAACCAGGGTCGCCCCAACAGACTGAATCAGCCAATACATTCCAACCCCAATCAGCCAGCTCCTCCCACCCGACTCAGGACGGCAATAGCTCCGAACTGCCACCAGCGGCACCAGTAAATTCAAGCCCCGCGCAAGCACCAGCAGCGACACCACCAAATCCCCAACTTTTTCCAGTCAAACAGAAGAGTCGACCCGCATACAACGATCTCCGGGAAGAAACAGGAATGGTGCTGCCGCACTCAGCTCCTGAACCCGATCCAAACCAACGCCTGATGGAAGACTCGGGGAAAGCAGCAATCCCGGGCGTAACCCCGGCATCCAAGCCATTTGAGACGGCACAAGGACGCGAACGAAGAGAGGCTAAAGAGAGAGAGGCTGAAGCACGCAATCGCGTTCAACTACCGGCCACCAGAGAAGAACCAGAACAAGAAGCGGAACACGAAGAAGTCGCGGCACAAAAGAACAAGCAGCCGGATAGAACCCCACCCGTTCCTAAAGAGCCGCCCAAACCGAGACGACAACAAGATTCCGGACGATCAGAACGATTCGCCAATCTCCTTCATGACGCACCGAACAACCAGGCGAGCAGCCCAGCCGGCGGAAAGCGATTGAGAGCAAGCCAACGTGGCGGCGCCTTCTCAGACATAGCAGATCTGATCAAAAACCGCGGACGAGTGGCCATTCTTGCACTACTGGCGGTACCACTTGTGCTTTCCGTTTCGGCAGTGATTTTTATTACAGGCAAGTCGCTGATCAAAGTATCGATGAGTCCTTCGCAACGCGCCGGTGAAGAAGCTTTCAACGAAGGCAATTATGATCGCGCCGTCAACTACTTCAATGAAGCCATCAAAGCCGACGACAAAAGAGCAGACCTCTATCACGATCGAGCCAGAGCCAATCTGCATCTTCAGAAATATGCCGCAGCTGTAGCAGACTATACATCGGCTTTGAATCTAGACAAAAATTTCGCCAGCGCCCGGCTCGACCGCGCCGCTGCCTATTACTATCTAGGCGACTACTCAAAAGCCATAGCCGACTACGATGAACTGATCAAGGCAGATGCCAACAATGTAGACGCCTACTTCGGCCGCGGCCTGAGCTACTCGAAACTAAAAGACTACACACCGGCGCTTGCAGATCTGAACAAAGTCATTGAGCTCAACCCCCACCATACAGGCGCCTTCGAAGATATCGCCAACGCGTATCTGGCTCAAGGAAAACTCAGTGAAGCCATCGACGCCTACAGTCAATCCCTCAAAAACAATCCTCGCGACGCCAATGCCTTCTACATGCGGGCTAACAGCTATAAGCGACTGGGCAAAACGAATGAAGCGCTCAACGACTTTACGTCAGCCATCGGCATCGCCCCCGGACGTTACGAATTCTATAACGACCGCGGCTACGCCCTCTATGAAAGCGGCAAATACAAAGATGCAATCGCCGATCTGGCCCAAGCACTAAAACTGAATCCCACCTATGAAATCGCTAAGCACAACTTGCATGCCGCCTGCAGCAAGTTAATAGCCTCGATCGGCAACAGCGCAAAATCGCCAGAGCAACTAGGTGACCTGGCTTTTGCCTACTACCACGACGATAAATTTGGCGAAGCAATGGCAGCCGCCAATAAAGCACTACTTCTCAATGCTCAGTTTCGACCAGCTCTAAACATCAGAGCAGCAATCGAACTGAAAGACAGACGATTCGACTACGCCTTAACTGATGCCGACAATGCGCTAAAAGTGAAAACCGACGATAAAGACGCCATGTTGACGAGAGCCCGAGCCTACTTAAACCTCGGTCGTTATGACAAAGCTATCAAAGACTATGACAGCTGCGTCTCAGAAAACGACAACACGAGCCTCTTTGCATTGAGAGAAAGAGCACTGGCACACTTATTAGCCAACGAAGGTGCACTGGCCAGTAAGGACGCCCAACAATTTCTCGAATTGAACGGCTGGAACAACTCAATGTCAGGTCCAACCGTACTGCTGTGGTGGCTGGCGAAACGACAGCTGCAAGATTTAGACGGAGCGAACGCTGCTTTGAGTCAGGGCGAGACCCGCCTCAAGGCAACACAATGGCCTTACGGGGTCTTGAAATTCTTGAAACGCGAAATGACACTTACTGAACTGAACAATATGGCACGCAACGAGCGAGAACACACAGATGTTCGAACCTGGCTGGGATTCGACCACTTGCTGGGCGGACTGAGAGACGAAGCCCGCACAGATTTCGAATGGGTAAAGAAGAACGGCTTCAGAGGCAACGACGATTACTTGCTCGCAGTCGAGCAATTGAAGGACGAAGCGAGAAACTAA